A stretch of the Chlorobiota bacterium genome encodes the following:
- a CDS encoding VWA domain-containing protein: MISSEVGTGKSELIKLFSLFVNNYINNSIPFIKIPTNVTYENLENSIDVSSFITSKSDLKDKNLFERANSGFIILDNLHLLNSSITNYIINSAILKGIPILGNTIPDSDISISLIDKVAFLIHEKKLVDIELIKFLKLFNSSTQYNFENKYNEVESIDLSEKIHLAQLLLHKINVLDNAINQIIDYATKHSVIGERALIFATKAARAHCALRGSTIIENIDIQFAIATVLSPRAERISDEHSNEDTEKSPKDNCNDNEEDNSEELNKDSNKESDKESNKYLEDELDNNNVNEKPLYENSNNLFDDKLESNDESSLQFKSTENGKDNNFENSLNLIKEELFSSLNFNNEINLSDNLFNKDNNIITGNHSEKTNYKRGRFVRSIKRNNRGNQISILSTIIQAIPFQKIRGRKDNERLILKIEDLRVKQFISKSGTLFVFCVDASGSMAQNRMRETKGAVIKLLQSAYINRDKVAMVVFRKDEAEIVLNQTGSIEKAKRELEILPTGGGTPLADGLYKSLEIALKAKKINLQSVIIILTDGRANIPMNKDIAMMLNNVRQDAVRKEIILLGDSYKKYNIKSMIIDTRSVYSTKSEAFQIANLINAQYFHLPIVTTDEVVKLVRNAL, translated from the coding sequence ATGATTTCATCTGAAGTTGGTACTGGCAAATCTGAATTAATAAAATTATTTTCTTTATTTGTAAATAATTACATTAACAATTCAATTCCATTTATTAAAATCCCCACAAATGTTACTTATGAGAATTTAGAAAATTCAATCGATGTAAGTAGTTTTATAACATCAAAATCAGATTTAAAAGATAAGAATTTATTTGAAAGAGCAAATAGTGGATTCATAATTTTGGATAATCTTCATTTGTTAAATTCATCTATTACAAACTACATTATTAATTCAGCAATTCTAAAAGGAATTCCAATTCTTGGGAACACAATTCCAGATTCTGATATTAGTATTTCCTTAATTGATAAAGTTGCATTTTTGATACATGAAAAAAAACTTGTGGATATTGAATTAATAAAATTTTTAAAACTTTTTAATAGCTCTACTCAATATAATTTTGAAAACAAGTATAATGAAGTTGAAAGTATTGATCTATCTGAAAAAATACATTTGGCTCAATTACTACTTCATAAAATTAATGTTTTAGATAATGCTATAAATCAAATTATCGATTATGCAACTAAGCATTCAGTGATTGGTGAAAGAGCTTTAATATTTGCAACAAAAGCTGCTAGAGCACATTGTGCATTAAGAGGTTCAACTATTATTGAAAATATAGATATCCAATTTGCTATTGCAACAGTCCTTTCTCCAAGAGCAGAAAGAATTTCAGACGAGCACTCAAATGAGGATACTGAAAAATCTCCTAAAGACAATTGCAATGACAATGAAGAAGATAATTCAGAGGAGTTAAATAAAGATTCTAATAAAGAATCTGATAAAGAATCAAACAAATATTTAGAAGATGAATTAGATAATAATAATGTAAATGAAAAACCTCTGTATGAAAATTCAAACAATTTATTTGATGACAAACTAGAATCGAATGATGAAAGTAGTTTACAATTTAAAAGCACAGAAAATGGTAAGGATAATAATTTTGAAAATAGTTTAAATTTGATTAAAGAAGAATTATTTTCAAGTCTAAATTTTAATAATGAAATTAATTTATCTGATAATCTTTTTAATAAAGACAATAATATTATTACTGGAAATCATTCTGAAAAAACAAATTATAAAAGAGGAAGATTTGTAAGATCAATAAAACGAAACAATAGGGGAAATCAGATTTCAATACTTTCAACTATTATTCAAGCAATTCCATTTCAAAAGATCAGAGGTAGAAAAGATAATGAAAGATTGATATTGAAAATTGAAGATTTAAGAGTTAAGCAATTTATTTCCAAAAGTGGTACTTTATTTGTTTTTTGTGTAGATGCTTCTGGCTCAATGGCTCAAAACAGAATGAGAGAGACTAAAGGAGCAGTGATTAAATTATTACAATCAGCTTACATCAATCGTGATAAAGTTGCAATGGTTGTGTTTAGGAAAGACGAAGCTGAAATTGTATTGAACCAAACTGGTTCTATTGAAAAAGCAAAACGAGAACTTGAAATTCTACCAACTGGAGGAGGAACGCCGCTTGCTGATGGTTTGTATAAATCATTAGAAATTGCTCTAAAAGCTAAAAAAATTAATCTTCAATCTGTAATTATTATTTTAACTGATGGTCGTGCTAACATTCCTATGAACAAAGATATTGCAATGATGCTTAATAATGTAAGGCAGGATGCTGTTAGAAAGGAAATTATATTACTTGGTGATTCTTATAAAAAATATAATATTAAAAGTATGATTATTGATACTAGATCTGTTTACTCAACAAAATCTGAGGCTTTTCAAATTGCTAATTTGATTAATGCTCAATACTTTCATTTGCCAATTGTAACAACAGATGAAGTAGTTAAATTAGTTAGGAATGCACTGTAA